In the Arachis ipaensis cultivar K30076 chromosome B10, Araip1.1, whole genome shotgun sequence genome, one interval contains:
- the LOC107622546 gene encoding ribulose-1,5 bisphosphate carboxylase/oxygenase large subunit N-methyltransferase, chloroplastic isoform X1, with product MEVSRLTLPISDKSFFSPSIRHSSANPLPALPTFFAVSVSKSRLRSLRRKCYCSASSRDTLLAGGGETAVVSAGKKEEEQGDLKSWMHKHGLPPCKVVLNERPSHHDAHKPIHYVAASEDLQAGDVAFSVPNSLVVTLERVLGNETIAELLTTNKLSELACLALYLMYEKKQGKKSFWYPYIRELDRQRGRGQMAVESPLLWSDSELAYLTGSPTKVEVLQRAEGIKREYNELDTVWFMAGSLFQQYPYDIPTEAFSYEIFKQAFVAVQSCVVHLQKVSLARRFALVPLGPPLLAYRSNCKAMLTAVDGAVELVVDRPYKAGDPIVVWCGPQPNSKLLLNYGFIDEDNSYDRLIVEAALNTEDPQYQDKRMVAQRNGKLSIQVFHVYTGKEREAVLDMLPYLRLGYVSDPSEMQSVISSQGPVCPVSPCMERAVLEQLADYFMTRLAGYPTTLAEDESMLTDDNLNPKKRVATQLVRLEKRMLHACLQATNDFIDHLPDHSVSPCPAPYAPLLK from the exons ATGGAAGTTTCGCGCCTCACACTTCCAATTTCAGACAAAAGCTTCTTTTCCCCTTCAATTCGCCATTCCTCTGCTAATCCTCTCCCTGCATTGCCCACATTCTTCGCCGTATCAGTCAGCAAGAGCCGCCTCCGTTCCCTCCGCCGGAAATGTTACTGCTCTGCCTCCAGCCGCGACACCTTGCTCGCCGGTGGCGGCGAGACCGCCGTCGTCTCCGCCGGAAAGAAGGAGGAGGAGCAAGGCGACTTGAAATCCTGGATGCACAAGCATGGCCTCCCTCCTTGCAAAGTTGTTCTGAATGAAAGACCTTCGCACCATGATGCACACAAACCGATACATTATGTAGCTGCTAGTGAAGATCTTCAG GCTGGTGATGTTGCATTCTCTGTTCCAAATTCGTTGGTGGTCACGCTGGAAAGGGTCTTAGGAAACGAGACTATTG CTGAGCTATTGACCACAAACAAATTGTCCGAATTGGCATGCTTGGCATTGTATCTGATGTATGAgaaaaaacaaggaaagaagtCTTTCTGGTATCCATACATTAGGGAGCTCGATCGTCAGCGAGGCAGGGGCCAGATGGCAGTAGAATCACCTCTACTGTGGTCAGATTCTGAGCTAGCTTACCTTACTGGAAGTCCCACAAAG GTTGAAGTTCTACAAAGGGCTGAAGGAATAAAAAGAGAGTATAATGAACTTGACACAGTCTGGTTTATGGCTGGTTCTCTTTTTCAG CAATATCCATATGACATTCCTACTGAGGCCTTTTCCTATGAGATTTTCAAACAAGCCTTTGTTGCAGTTCAGTCATGTGTAGTTCATTTGCAG AAAGTGAGTTTAGCTCGTAGATTTGCTTTAGTTCCCCTGGGACCTCCTTTACTGGCATACAGAAGTAATTGCAAGGCAATGTTAACTGCTGTTGATGGTGCTGTGGAGCTAGTCGTTGATCGTCCATATAAGGCCGGGGATCCAATTGTTGTCTG GTGTGGGCCACAGCCTAACTCAAAGTTACTTCTAAATTATGGTTTCATTGATGAAGATAATTCATATGATCGCCTAATAGTTGAG GCAGCTTTGAATACCGAAGATCCACAGTACCAAGATAAAAGAATGGTTGCACAAAGAAACGGAAAACTATCGATTCAAGTTTTTCAT GTGTACACAGGGAAGGAACGAGAAGCTGTCTTAGATATGCTTCCTTATCTGCGGCTCGGATATGTTTCAGATCCTTCTGAGATGCAATCTGTCATTTCCTCTCAAGGTCCAGTTTGTCCT GTGAGCCCATGTATGGAACGGGCAGTGTTGGAGCAGCTTGCTGATTATTTCATGACTCGGCTGGCAGGCTATCCTACTACTTTGGCTGAAGATGAGTCTATG TTGACGGATGATAATTTGAATCCAAAGAAGCGAGTTGCTACTCAGCTTGTTAGATTAGAAAAGAGAATGCTTCATGCGTGTTTGCAGGCAACCAATGATTTCATAGACCATCTACCAGACCACAGTGTATCTCCTTGCCCTGCTCCCTATGCACCTTTATTGAAATga
- the LOC107622546 gene encoding ribulose-1,5 bisphosphate carboxylase/oxygenase large subunit N-methyltransferase, chloroplastic isoform X2 — MEVSRLTLPISDKSFFSPSIRHSSANPLPALPTFFAVSVSKSRLRSLRRKCYCSASSRDTLLAGGGETAVVSAGKKEEEQGDLKSWMHKHGLPPCKVVLNERPSHHDAHKPIHYVAASEDLQAGDVAFSVPNSLVVTLERVLGNETIAELLTTNKLSELACLALYLMYEKKQGKKSFWYPYIRELDRQRGRGQMAVESPLLWSDSELAYLTGSPTKVEVLQRAEGIKREYNELDTVWFMAGSLFQQYPYDIPTEAFSYEIFKQAFVAVQSCVVHLQKVSLARRFALVPLGPPLLAYRSNCKAMLTAVDGAVELVVDRPYKAGDPIVVWCGPQPNSKLLLNYGFIDEDNSYDRLIVEAALNTEDPQYQDKRMVAQRNGKLSIQVFHVYTGKEREAVLDMLPYLRLGYVSDPSEMQSVISSQGPVCPNKSSTVKSWLRL; from the exons ATGGAAGTTTCGCGCCTCACACTTCCAATTTCAGACAAAAGCTTCTTTTCCCCTTCAATTCGCCATTCCTCTGCTAATCCTCTCCCTGCATTGCCCACATTCTTCGCCGTATCAGTCAGCAAGAGCCGCCTCCGTTCCCTCCGCCGGAAATGTTACTGCTCTGCCTCCAGCCGCGACACCTTGCTCGCCGGTGGCGGCGAGACCGCCGTCGTCTCCGCCGGAAAGAAGGAGGAGGAGCAAGGCGACTTGAAATCCTGGATGCACAAGCATGGCCTCCCTCCTTGCAAAGTTGTTCTGAATGAAAGACCTTCGCACCATGATGCACACAAACCGATACATTATGTAGCTGCTAGTGAAGATCTTCAG GCTGGTGATGTTGCATTCTCTGTTCCAAATTCGTTGGTGGTCACGCTGGAAAGGGTCTTAGGAAACGAGACTATTG CTGAGCTATTGACCACAAACAAATTGTCCGAATTGGCATGCTTGGCATTGTATCTGATGTATGAgaaaaaacaaggaaagaagtCTTTCTGGTATCCATACATTAGGGAGCTCGATCGTCAGCGAGGCAGGGGCCAGATGGCAGTAGAATCACCTCTACTGTGGTCAGATTCTGAGCTAGCTTACCTTACTGGAAGTCCCACAAAG GTTGAAGTTCTACAAAGGGCTGAAGGAATAAAAAGAGAGTATAATGAACTTGACACAGTCTGGTTTATGGCTGGTTCTCTTTTTCAG CAATATCCATATGACATTCCTACTGAGGCCTTTTCCTATGAGATTTTCAAACAAGCCTTTGTTGCAGTTCAGTCATGTGTAGTTCATTTGCAG AAAGTGAGTTTAGCTCGTAGATTTGCTTTAGTTCCCCTGGGACCTCCTTTACTGGCATACAGAAGTAATTGCAAGGCAATGTTAACTGCTGTTGATGGTGCTGTGGAGCTAGTCGTTGATCGTCCATATAAGGCCGGGGATCCAATTGTTGTCTG GTGTGGGCCACAGCCTAACTCAAAGTTACTTCTAAATTATGGTTTCATTGATGAAGATAATTCATATGATCGCCTAATAGTTGAG GCAGCTTTGAATACCGAAGATCCACAGTACCAAGATAAAAGAATGGTTGCACAAAGAAACGGAAAACTATCGATTCAAGTTTTTCAT GTGTACACAGGGAAGGAACGAGAAGCTGTCTTAGATATGCTTCCTTATCTGCGGCTCGGATATGTTTCAGATCCTTCTGAGATGCAATCTGTCATTTCCTCTCAAGGTCCAGTTTGTCCT AATAAATCATCCACCGTAAAAAGTTGGCTTCGATTGTGA
- the LOC107623143 gene encoding 4-coumarate--CoA ligase-like 9 (The sequence of the model RefSeq protein was modified relative to this genomic sequence to represent the inferred CDS: added 74 bases not found in genome assembly) has product MEQKTATSNSVLIDPSNGFNRATRTFHSLKPPLRLPPPHATVSAPSYVLSLRRNSPWSDSVTALIDSATGRHLSYADFIRRSETLAANLTSLFKLSKNDTALVLSPNLLHVPILHFALLSLGVVVSPANPLATRSDLTRIIRLSKPTIAFATSSAAKNLPNEFRHGTVLIDSPEFDSLMTASRPGAKLEQVEVSQSDVAAILYSSGTTGKVKGVMLTHRNLIAMAGVYNVVRAQREKPAVFLYTVPFFHVFGFTLSLRAVVLLETVVLMERFGLRRMMEAIERFRVTHMAAVPSVMVAMMKDDLTAAYDLRSLECVACGGAPLGKDTAAAFKTKFPKVLILQGYGLTESTAGVARTTNPEEASRSRTTGKLVSGVEAKIVNPDTGEPMFPGDQGELWLRGPSIMKGYVGDPEATLASLVNGWLRTGDLCYFDEEGFLYVVDRLKELIKYKGYQVAPAELEQVLHSHPEISDAAVIPYPDEEAGQVPMAFVVRKPQSSLGE; this is encoded by the exons ATGGAACAAAAAACAGCTACCTCCAACAGCGTCTTAATTGACCCAAGCAACGGTTTCAACCGCGCTACCAGAACATTCCACAGCCTAAAACCCCCTCTCCGCCTCCCTCCTCCACATGCCACCGTCTCCGCACCATCATACGTTCTCTCTCTCCGTCGCAACTCACCTTGGTCCGACTCCGTCACCGCTCTCATCGACTCTGCCACCGGCCGCCACCTCTCCTACGCCGATTTCATCCGCCGTTCAGAAACCCTAGCTGCCAACCTTACATCCCTCTTCAAACTCTCCAAAAACGACACCGCTTTGGTCCTCTCTCCAAACCTCCTCCACGTTCCTATCCTCCACTTCGCGCTCCTCTCCCTCGGCGTCGTTGTTTCGCCGGCAAATCCGCTTGCCACGCGCTCCGATCTCACGCGCATCATCCGCCTTAGCAAACCTACCATCGCATTCGCCACGTCATCAGCGGCTAAGAACCTTCCCAATGAGTTCCGTCACGGGACCGTCCTCATCGACTCGCCCGAGTTCGATTCGCTCATGACAGCGAGTCGACCCGGCGCCAAACTCGAACAAGTGGAGGTGAGTCAGTCTGACGTGGCAGCTATTCTTTACTCTTCAGGAACCACAGGGAAGGTGAAGGGAGTGATGCTGACTCATCGGAACCTGATTGCAATGGCAGGGGTATACAATGTCGTTCGGGCGCAGAGGGAGAAGCCCGCCGTGTTCCTATATACGGTGCCGTTTTTCCACGTGTTCGGGTTTACGCTCTCGCTGAGGGCGGTGGTGCTATTGGAAACGGTGGTGTTAATGGAGAGATTCGGGTTGAGGAGGATGATGGAGGCGATAGAGAGGTTTCGAGTTACGCACATGGCGGCGGTGCCGTCAGTAATGGTAGCGATGATGAAAGACGACTTGACGGCGGCTTATGATTTAAGGTCGTTGGAATGCGTCGCTTGCGGCGGGGCTCCTCTCGGAAAGGATACCGCCGCGGCGTTCAAAACAAAGTTTCCCAAAGTGTTAATCTTGCAG GGATACGGTCTAACGGAGTCAACAGCAGGGGTTGCCCGAACAACGAATCCGGAGGAGGCAAGCCGATCAAGGACAACAGGTAAGCTGGTGTCAGGTGTTGAGGCTAAAATTGTAAATCCAGACACAGGGGAGCCCATGTTTCCTGGTGATCAAGGGGAACTTTGGCTCAGAGGACCTTCAATTATGAAAG GTTATGTTGGTGACCCAGAAGCAACTTTAGCAAGCTTGGTGAATGGGTGGTTAAGGACTGGGGACCTCTGCTATTTCGATGAAGAGGGTTTCCTCTATGTCGTTGACAGGTTGAAAGAGTTGATCAAATATAAAGGCTACCAG GTGGCCCCTGCAGAATTAGAACAAGTGCTCCATTCGCACCCTGAGATAAGCGATGCGGCAGTTATTCC
- the LOC107623144 gene encoding uncharacterized protein LOC107623144, producing MKMVNAFNMKRAAAGLRRINLDGLRWRVFDAKGQILGRLASQIATVVQGKDKPTYTPNRDDGDMCIVLNAKDVCVTGRKLTDKVYYWHTGYVGHLKERTFKDQMAKDPTEVIRKAVLRMLPRNKLRDDRDRKLRIFPSSEHPFGDRPLEPYVMPPRSVREMRPRERRAMVRAQKAEQQQQNTDGTKKGKKREAPEESA from the exons ATGAAGATGGTTAACGCTTTCAACATGAAG AGAGCAGCGGCTGGATTAAGGCGCATTAATCTTGATGGTCTCCGGTGGCGGGTTTTCGATGCCAAGGGACAG ATTCTTGGGAGGTTAGCATCTCAAATTGCTACTGTAGTTCAGGGAAAGGATAAGCCAACTTATACACCTAATCGTGATGATGGAGATATGTGCATTGTGCTTAATGCAAAGGATGTTTGTGTCACTGGGAGAAAACTTACAGACAAGGTCTATTACTGGCATACAGG GTATGTGGGCCACCTCAAGGAAAGGACTTTCAAGGATCAGATGGCCAAAGATCCTACAGAAGTCATTCGCAAAGCTGTTTTGCGCATGTTGCCTAGAAACAAATTGCGTGAT GATAGGGATCGAAAGCTGAGGATCTTCCCCAGCAGTGAGCATCCGTTTGGTGATCGACCACTTGAACCTTATGTAATGCCTCCTAGAAGCGTACGAGAAATGCGGCCACGAGAAAGGCGTGCAATGGTTCGAGCACAGAAGGCTGAACAGCAACAACAGAATACTGATGGAACCAAGAAAGGCAAAAAGagagaagctccagaggagagtGCATGA